The genomic window GCCAGACTCGCAGTCGAAGGCTTTGTCACATTCTTTGCAAGGATGGGATTTCTCCCCAGTGTGATTTTGCCGATGCAGTTTCAGACGACCTTTTGTTGACAAGCATTTTCCACACAAATCACATTTAAAAACCAGCCCTGCGTGAATATTAACCATATGATTTTTCAGACTTTCTTTGTGAAAGAAACGTTTGCCACATTTGGTGCAGCAATGTTGTCTCTCATCAGCATGAATCTTCATGTGCCGGATCAGGTAGCGGTTCAAGGCGAAACATTGTCCACATGTGTCGCACATGTATGGTCTCTCTTCGCTGTGCCTGAGTTGCAGATGCCTTTTCAGACTACGTGCCGTCGCCAAGCATTTTCCGCAAACGTTACATTTCAGATCCGACAACTCACTGGTTTCTTTCCTTGGCAGTCCTATTGGTCTCTCTTCACTGTGCCAATTTTGCAGATGCCTTCTCAGACCACTTGCTGTCGCAAATTTTTTTATGCACACATCACATTTTAAATCAGGCAACGCCCCAGTTTCTTTCCTTGGCCGTCCTCTTCCTCGCTTTGATTTAAGAGGCTTTAACCCTGACAATCGTATTCTATTGTCCATATTTACATGATCACTTTCACTGTTGTCACTGTCAGAGGGGGGCTCATAGTCACTGGTTGATTCGGACTCGCTGTAGCTCTCGCCATCAGATTTTGTCCGGTTCTCTACAGTTATATTGATAGAGTTCCACATAGACTCTTCAGCATCAGACTCCTGCAGTCCCAGATTGGCGCTCCATTCCTGCTCACAGTGCTGCTGCTCAGGGTTAACCTCCTCTTCAGTGAGAGTGAGCAGCTGGAGGTCTGGGGGTAAGGAGAAAGGATGAAATATGATGAaaagacgtaacatagtaaacctAAATCCGGGaggtttggtatggttacataagacaaaaggctacttaaggcaaaaaaaacaaaacaataaaggaatcgtctagcaacccaaagtttCGAATCACAGACAATTTTAGCTAATTACCAACTTTTCAAcgacttactactttttagctacttagcatgttaggtTAAACTGTTAGGGTTAGCTAACTCCAACCCTTAACACCTAGCCTAGTTAACATTAGCTTAGTCACATAGCcaacattagccacaacaaaaAAATTGAATTCGTAACATGTCATgcgttttgcaaatttgtaacatatcatacaaattaaAACATACCATAAAAAAACGTAAGATATCATACTAATTGAAGTGTCTCTGATTAACGTAAATAatcatatgaaatgctctgagaacaGGCTGGTTAAACATGCATAATAGTCATTTCAGCGTGAATTAACTTGAATGCATGTACAATGGTATATCCTGAAACTGTAACTctgcacacagtatacagtatgcaATCAAAATGTGTGCTGCAACAGTAAAATACTCATTAAAATTTAAGACAAAATGGCCTAAAATATAGAAAACGATTGACAATCACTTTGATTTTGATCACTTTTTGACCAGGTCAACTTAGAGCACCTCTAATATTGAGTAGCACCCCTATTTGCCCTCAagacagcctcaattcatcggagcatggacagggatgctggccgatgttgactccaatgcttcccacagttgtcaagttggctttgggtggtggaccattcttgatatacacgggaaactgttgagcgtaaaaaccccagcatcgttgcagttcttgatacactcaaaccagtgcacctggcacctactaccatacccgttcaaaggcacttcaatcttttgtcttgcccattcaccctctaaatggcacaatccatgtctcaattgtcaaggcttaaaaatgatttttttagcgtgtctactccccttcatctacactgattgaagtggatttaagtgacatcaataggggatcatagctttcacctggtcagtctgtcatggaaagagcaggtgttcctaatgttttgtacactgtgtatattgGCACCGTTGCACTTTTCTTAGATAATTCCCCTAATTTTCACAAAAGCAGTTGGAGGGCACCCCTCAAACATGAAAGAATTAGAGCAGTTTGCTTTTGAAGACTGGGACAGATTGCTATTAGAAAGGTGCAGCAAGCTCATTGATGGTTTTGAGAAGCATTTGTCTGCAAGTTGTCTTCAATAGAGTCTGGCTACAGCAGATAACTTCTCAGGACACAGACCCTCTGAGGCATACGAGCTCAGACAGGTTGAATGCTGCCAGAGAGGATGGCGTGTTACcgccaaagacagtacagtatgaacataggcagaaactgcttctaCAATAGAAATCCCCGATTACGCTTGTAGGCAatgtcatggcgacgttggctagctaaactCATGCACAGAAACACGTAATCGAGTCTAACGATCATCTCGCATGTGCTGGCCATCAAATGAAAGGCACTCCTTGGATATAAAGTTGTCAGTTTGCCACTTTCACAAGGTTGTAATAATAACATATTCAACTTCTTATGACATTGTCTCAAATTAATGTTGTGCCTTTAGATTGAGAGAACCAActaaacaagtattttttttactTCGCTCATTGACTTCTCCAAACCTAAACGCCAGCCTAGTCTGCTTCGCAAGTGTTCCCAGAAGTCTCGAGATGTTGCGCCTCTGGGATTAGAAACTCTGTGTTAACGCCACCAACAGCAAGGGTGTGTACTACAGCTAGTGTGTACTACAGCTAGTGTATACCAGCTAGCTAGTGTGTACTACAGCTAGTGTGTACCAGCTAGCTAGCGTATACTCTAGCTAGCTAGTGTGTACTTACCATAGAGACAGAGGACTCATCTTCGTATACCGTCAAATGTAAATTAATAGCCCTTTATTTGCTTAAATCACTGAACAACCTGTGCTTATTAGAGACcggcttctatttgagccaggtgtctgttTCCTTAATGCACACAGCGTTTGCTCATTTGCAAAGTTAATTTTTTAAATTCCAGCATTCACTTTTTGTTGTacatttacccctttttctctccaatttcatgaaatccaattggtagttagtcttgtcccatcactgcaactcccctatggactcgggagaggcaaaggtaaCTTCCAGCATTTTAATCAATTTCTTAATTTGCTGCACTGATGTGTTATCCTTTACATAGTGTTACGTTTGTTTTGTCTTAGTATGCCTCTAtttcaaaacaaacacattccttGACAGAATAATTATTCTCCTTTGAATGTGCATTTTTGGCCGTTTTTAGTTTCACCACTAGAAGGTGATCAGACGCACTCCAGAAGTTGCTGACTGTTTTTGTGCTTGCCAGTTGTCTAGCAGTTATCTGCTGTTAGCAGCCAAGGGCTAGCAGTTTCTTATTGGTAATAAAAACGGAACGATAGCCATTTTTCCAGTCATTTCTTAATTACTCAATGTAACAAATCGAACATTTAAACCTCAAAACAATTCATGGTAACCTCgtaaacaattcatttagacTAGGTGTATATTTGAAACAGCTGTTTATTTGTTGAAATGTGTGCCATATTAAAAGGGACAGGCGTTTAATCTACGTTTTACAGTATGTACCATTTATAATGTccgacagcatgggcagcgctattgaagtagtacattttcttcaTGATTGGCTGATCCATCCTGATGACCTGGTTagacatgactccaacagggtcaccaggagggatcagccagtGAAGTtgaaagtcccacccagttgactgcattaaaatggtggaagccctcaatcgcgctgcccatgctaaataTGGCCTTTTGGCCTCTATCATTCTGTGTGTACTCTAGCCACAGATATAACAATGAGACACATCATTTCACCtaatgtataaatgtgaagcatatGCTTGGCGGTTCCactcaccaccaaatatggtgaGGAAGCCCACTTgcgggcagtgggagaagatggaacgaaATGGATTTTGGCCTAGATTCTGCAaattttctcatcgatgaaacatttgatctcaatagtTTTCTGTTTCTAAAACTAAAATCTGAACAGAGTCGACTAAAGTTTGCAGACTTTATCCTTTGCAAAGTCTTTAAAAATATTTTGTTTGGAAGAAGAGCAAAGACGAATTTAGTTATTTGACAGGCGCACTTCAGAGTCGGTGTTTCCTAACGGAAATATCCAGATGGagctagaacgcgccaataggatcttgCTAGTTGGTGCTTAGCTCTGCCCCCTCCCTCGCTTATTCTGCCCACTATGTctcatttgttcccattggaaacgacaggctgtggtctcttggtttagttatacaaATCTTTGCTCGAGCTAGCTTCACAAGTAACAATGGTTAACgtaacgccctggaccagagacGAGGCGAGAGGCCCAACTCTATAGAAAATCTCTTTCCATCCAGCAGATGGTTATGCGTATTGATAGCACGAGCTTAGTAGCATAGCGTTTCTCTTGATTGAATATAGGCGGTTGACGTTAACAACCCTCCTCGAATATTCAAACGACTTCCATTGTTTGGGCGGAGAGACATATCTTATCAGTATATCCAGTCTTTGGCACACTTGACACCCTTGAACAGAGCCACGGACTCACGCGACCAACAAACATCTGCAGCTGGCGCTCACACGTTCCATCTGAGACACATGCGTTTTGATGTTCGCAGACCAGAAGGCTGTAACGTGCATAATCTAAAAACTGAATGCTTCTCGTTATTTTGGCCAAAAGCTATGCAACCAAGTACTAGCTCCTGGGGTTCCAATCATTTGTTGCTATTTAAGCAGGAAATCGACACCTTGCAGCTTAAATGGGGGATGTTTTATGTACGAGCCGGCGCGGAGGGACACGAGTCTGTCATCTGCATCCAATTGGAATGTATGTAGCAGGCTAATCTACGTAATAGGAATAATAGCGCCGTCTGCCGGACGGAATTGTAATTTGGCCGCAAATGTGTATGACTAGGCGAAATTATGTATTACtcaaagccccttaaattgaaatgacTATAATTAGGCTACAATATCAAATGAATGTCAAATAGAGAGACGTAGTCACAAACCTGCTAATCTATGCAACTTTATCTCTGGTTTGAAAACCAAATCCAGCAGTCTTCGTAGACGTGCATTCGCCCGTTTCAAACGGGAGATTTCTTCCTGGTGCTCTGCGATAGTTTTTTTTACTAACACGGATATCTCCAAAGGAACTGCTGTTAATTT from Oncorhynchus mykiss isolate Arlee chromosome 15, USDA_OmykA_1.1, whole genome shotgun sequence includes these protein-coding regions:
- the LOC110489898 gene encoding zinc finger protein with KRAB and SCAN domains 7 isoform X1, with protein sequence MSKLQQINAFLNEKLTAVPLEISVLVKKTIAEHQEEISRLKRANARLRRLLDLVFKPEIKLHRLADLQLLTLTEEEVNPEQQHCEQEWSANLGLQESDAEESMWNSINITVENRTKSDGESYSESESTSDYEPPSDSDNSESDHVNMDNRIRLSGLKPLKSKRGRGRPRKETGALPDLKCDVCIKKFATASGLRRHLQNWHSEERPIGLPRKETSELSDLKCNVCGKCLATARSLKRHLQLRHSEERPYMCDTCGQCFALNRYLIRHMKIHADERQHCCTKCGKRFFHKESLKNHMVNIHAGLVFKCDLCGKCLSTKGRLKLHRQNHTGEKSHPCKECDKAFDCESGLIKHMRTHTGEKPFQCKECGKCFGEKGSLTKHMMTHTQEKPHRCNECGRCFNLKGNLTVHMRTHTGEGVQCHLCGTYLKLASSLKRHLRTHRINIHKD